In Senegalia massiliensis, the genomic window AAACTTATATACTGAAAATAGTGAAGAATCACCTGTAACAATTATTAAATTTAAAGATGAAAAAAAACAATATGAATATTTATTTGATAATCTCAAAAATAATAGTCATGACTCAGCAATTCTTTTTCGAAATAATATTTCTACTATATCCATAGTAGATGGATTACTAAAAAATAATATTCCTTTTTTTGTAAGAGATTCTAATATAACATTTTTTAACCATTGGATAGTAAGGGACATACTATCTTTTATAAAATTATCCTATGATGAAACTGATATAAATAGCTTTGAAAAAATATATTATAGAATGAATGGATATATTTCTAAAAAGCAAATAAGTTTTATTAAAAGTAAAAATATAGATGAATCAATATTCAACAAACTATTAAACTTTCCCGACCTAAAAATTTATCAAAAAAATAATATTAAAAGAATACGAGATAAATTTAAAGTCATTAGAAAATTAAATGCAAAAACAGCAATTGATTCTATATTATATGATTTAGAATATGATGAATTCCTAAGAAAAAATTCTAAAAGATATGGACAATCTTATGAAAATATAAAAATAATAATCTCTACAATAAAACTTATTTGTAGAGATCTAGAGTCTCCAATTCTTTTAATAGATAGGTTAAATTATATAAAAAAATCTCTATATGAAAATAGAGATTTTGGTGAGGAAAAAGTTAGACTATCAACTTTTCATTCAGCAAAAGGATTAGAATTTGAAAGAGTATTTATGATTGATTTAATTGACAATGAATTTCCTAATAGTAATAGTATTGATGAGTATGAAATGGGAAATAAAAAACCACTAGAAGAAGAAAGAAGACTCTTTTATGTAGGTATGACTCGTGCTAAAAAAGATCTGAAGCTTCTTACATATAAATCTCGTGATGGAGAAGAAGTGTTGATATCAAGATTTGTAGCTGAATTAGAAAGAATAATCTCAAATCAATCTTTAGGTATAAATAACGGGGACAATATAGTTCATAAATCTTTTGGAAAAGGAATTGTACTTGATATAGATAAAGATATACTCACAATTAAATTTGAGAAATATGGCAAAAAGAAAGTTTCATTAAGTCTTAGCATGGAGAATAATTTATTAAAAGTAGTATAGGGCAGATATTAATATCTGCCCTATACTACTTTTAATTTTACCAGCCACCGGATGCGCCGCCTCCTCCTGAAGAGCCGCCACCTCCTCTTCCTGATCCTCCTCTTCCTGATCCTCCTCTTCCTCTTCCTATACTTCTTATTATCATATAAGTCAAGAAACCACCAAAGAATCTAAAATCTATAAATATTAATATAATAATGAGTAACCCTATAAATATTTTCTGAAGTGTACTAAAGCCATTTGATTGTTCACCAGGTTTATTTTCTTCTATATTATCTTCTTGATTTATACCTAAGTATTCATTTTCTATTTCATTTGTTATATTGTCAAATGCTAAAAGTATACCTTTACTATAATCGCCATTTCTAAAATTAGGGTTTAAATACTCATCTCGAATACGTCCTGCTTTTCCATCAGGAAGTGCTCCTTCTAGTCCATATCCTACTTCTATTCTAAGTCTTTTTTCATTTGGAGCTACTAATAAAAGTACTCCATTATCCTCTTCACTACTACCAATTCCCCACTCTCTAAACAATTCATTAGCAAATTCTTCTATAGAACTCTCTTGTAGTGAATTAACAGTAACTACAACTACTTGTGCACCATATTTACTATATAAATTCTTGTTTTTATTTATAATATGTTCTTCCACATCAGATTCTATAATATTTGCTTCATCATAAACATAGTATTCATAACTAGGTTCTGGAAGTTCAAAATCTGCGGCAATAGATATATTAAAATTAAATAATATGGAAAATAATAGTAATATAGTGAGCATCTTTTTGATCATATTCTATCACCTATTCAAATTCTACATCAGGTACTTCTTGATCTTCTTCAGATACCTCAAAATATTCTCTTTTATCTATTCCAAATATTCCTGCTACAATATTTGTTGGAAATCTCCTTATCTTACTATTTAAAATTTTAGCTGATTCATTATAATCCTTTCTTGCAACAGCTATTCTGTTTTCTGTACCAGCTAATTCATCTTGAAGTTGAATAAAATTCTGGTTAGATTTTAACTCAGGATATCTTTCTACCACTACATTAAGTCCTTGCAAGGCATTTGTAAGCTGATTATTTGCATCAGCAAACTCCTCAGGTGAATCTGCTTTCATAACTTTACTTCTTGCTTCAGTAACACCAATTAATACCTCTTTTTCTTGATCTGCAAAACCTTTTACTGTTTCTACTAGATTAGGTATAAGATCTGCTCTACGCTTCAATTGATTTTCTACTTGAGCCCATGAACCATTCACTTGTTCATCTAATGATACTAAGTCATTATAACTCCCAGCTAAAAACATAATAGGAATTACTAAAATAATAATTATCACAACTAATACTATCAACAACGATTTCTTCATAAAATATCTCCTTTCAATCATATATTATACAATATGTATATTATACTCTAATTATATGCTTATACACAAATTTTTATAAAAAATAACCCCTAGATTCCGTTTCTAGGGGTTACTCCACATTGGGAGGTTTCATTAAAGTATTATCGGCAAGATATACTTTTAAATATTACTATGGAATTGTGTAAATTATGAATTTACTTAAACGGGTAGGTATTGATAATGGGGGTAATTTATTATTCAACACCTTAATTTACTTTATTGTTTAATTGAGATTCATTCTCAACTCTATAAATATAATACCACAGTTGATAATTATTATCAAGTACTTTTTTGAAATTTTTTATTTTAACTAAAATGACTTGTATCCCCATACATTTTTATATCAAATTTATCATTTTCTGCTTCTACTATTGTAAGGCTAGTATTAGGTAATACTTGTTCTTTCCATAAGTTATCTATAGTTCTACCTTCAACATACATCATTATAATTGCAAGTACTATCCCATGAGCTACTATAAGTACTTTGCCATCATGTTGTTTTTTAATATCTTCTATTGCAGGAACAACTCTATTATATACATCTTCATATGATTCTCCACTATTAGGCTTGTAATCCATTGGAGAGTTCCATAAATTATCAAACATTTTAAAATGTTTTTTCTTTATTTCATCTCCTTTAATGCCTTCCCAGTCACCAAAATTCATCTCTTTTAATCTATCATCTGTGACTATATTAATTTTCCTATCTCCTTTTATTATATTTGCAGTATCATATGCACGTGGTTGAGGACTAGAATATATTGCTTCAAATTCAACTTCTTTTAACCTCTCTCTTAAATTTTCTGCATCTTTTATTCCTTTTTCTGTCAACGGAGATCCCATCTGTCCTTGAAATCGCGCCTCAATATTCCACTGAGTTTGACCATGTCTTGTTAAATATAATTTTGTCATATAAATCACCTCTAAATTTTATTCATAATACTATATTACCCTATAATTAATAATTAATCTAATAATATACTATGATTATTTAAAATATAATTAGGATATATATATGTTGTTAGTGTATAATATAATTGATATAAATTTATTAGGAGATGATATTGTGAGTGAAAAGCCAATTGTAACTATTGAAATGGAAAGTGGAGATAAAATTAAACTAGAGCTATATCCTGATATAGCTAAAAATACAGTTAATAATTTTATTTCTTTAATAAAAGAAAACTTTTATGATGGTCTTATTTTTCATAGAATTATAAAAGGATTCATGATTCAAGGTGGTTGTCCTCAAGGTAGTGGAACAGGTGGACCTGGATATAGTATAAAAGGTGAATTTAGTGGTAATGGTATTAAAAACGATCTTAAACATGAAAAGGGAATTATTTCTATGGCAAGATCAGCTCATCCTGATTCAGCTGGTAGTCAATTTTTTATAATGCATAAAGATTCTCCACATCTAGATGGTCAATATGCGGCATTTGGAAAAGTAATAGAAGGAATAGAAATAATAGATAAAATAGCAGAAATGGAAACCGGATACAACGACAGACCTTTAGATGAGCCAAAAATAAATTCAATGACTATCGATTTAAATGGATATGAATTTAATGAACCAAACAAAATAAAATAATAGGCTAAATTTAGCCTATTATTTTATTTTGTTTTATTTAAGAAAAATATTGCAAGGGTACCTGGTCCTGAATGTGCTCCTATAGAACACCCTATCATATTAATTACAAACTCTTTAATTCCAAACTTTTCTTTCATCATATTTTTTAATTCATTAGCTTTTTCTAAATCATCTCCATGACTTATAGCAACTGTTTGATCTTTTAAATCTACTCCTCTTTTATCCATTATTTCTATCATTCTTTTCATAACCTTACTTGAACCTCTGACTTTTTCAATAGGTATTAGTTTACCTTCTTCTACATTTAATATAGGCTTTATGCTTAAAAGTCCACCTACAAATGCTTGAGTTTTACTTACTCTACCACCTCTATAAAGATATTCTAAATTATCTACTGTAAAGACATGCTCCATATGATTACTGTAAAAATCAATTTGTTCTAAAATCTCATTTATAGTTTTTCCTTCTTTTGCTAAAGATGCTGCTCTATGTACTATAAGACCACAACCAAGTGAAGCAGCAAGTGTATCATAAACCTCTATTTTTGATTCAGGATATTCTTCTAATACCTCTTCTTTCATAAGATAACCGGTATTAAAAGTACCTGATAATTGTGATGAAAATCCTATATAAATAATTTCTCTATTTTGTTTAGCATATTTAATGAAAGTATTTTTAAATGTTCCTGGAGATACTTGTGCTGTTTTTGGAGCTTTTCCATCTTTCATGAGTTTATAAAGCCCTTTAGGATTCATATCAACACCATCGCCATATTCTTTATCATCTATTATCACAGATAAAGGTAATATTTCTATATCTAATTCTTTTATTATTTCTTTTGGTAAATCACATCCACTATCTGCAATTATTTTTACAGTCATATAATCATCTCCTATTTTTTATAGTTTTGATACACCATTTCAACATGAGGTATATCATCTTCTAAATATACATTTGAAACTTTTTCAAATCCTAAGTTTTCGTAAAAACCAATTAAATATTCTTGAGCAGAAATTCTAATTATATTATATCTTAAATTATTTATTATAAAATCAATAGCTTTATTCATCATCTCTATAGCAAGACCATTACCCCTCTGATTTTTATCTACTAAAACTCTTCCTATTGAAATATTTTCAAAGGATATCCCAGGCTCTAATATTCTTAAATATGCAATAACATTCATATCTTTTTTTAAAAAGATATGATAAGAGTCTTTATCTCTATTATCTATTTCATCATAAGGACAGTTTTGTTCTACAACAAAAACATCTATTCGCTTTTTTAATATTTCATATAGTTCATCTTTAGTTAATTCATCATAAGTTTTTATTATCCACTCCATTTCATCACTCCTAAAAATTTATATCTTATTATTAGTAATATATATTATTGCTCTTAAATAAATTATACTATAAGGTTATAATTCTTTCCATCATATAGATAAATAAGAGGTGATTTAATGAGTAAAATTTTTTTCATTAGAAAAAAAACATTATATCTATTGATAGGTGCTTTAATACTTCTAATAGCAATATTAGCAGGTTCAGCACTAATTTAACTTAAAATCTAAAGAATAAGGCCCTAATTTCGGGCCTTAAAGTTTTGCTATTCATTTGTTTCAAAAACTTCTTTATTTTCCTTTTTAGTTTTTTCTAAATTTTTAAATGCTACAGCAAGCATAAGCTTTATACGGTTTAATTGATTTACTTCGCTTGCTCCAGGATCATAATCTATAGCTGCTATATTTGATTTAGGATATGACTTTCTTAATTTTTTAATCATTCCTTTTCCTGTTATATGATTAGGAAGACATGCAAATGGTTGTAAACAAACTATATTTTCTACTCCTTCTTCTATCAATTCCACCATTTCAGCAGTTAAAAACCACCCTTCCCCTGTTTGATGTCCAAGTGATAAATGTTCTTTTGCTGATTCAGCAAGTTCTATTATCTTTTTAGGTTCATTAAACCTTTTACTTTTCTTCAATGCTTTTTTCATATCTTTACGTAAAAATTCAATAGCTTTTATTGAAATATTGCCTAAAAATTTATTTTTTAAACTACCAGACAATTTTTCATATTTAAAATTATTATTATATGAAGAATATAAAAAGAAATCTAATAAATCAGGCACTACTGCTTCTGCTCCTTCTTCTTCTAGTAATTCCACTATATTATTATTTGCAGTTGGATGAAATTTAACAAGTATTTCTCCTACCACTCCTACTTTAGGCTTAAGCATATCTTCATTTATATCTAATTTATCAAAGTCATCTACTATAGAATAAATATTATTTTTAAAATCATCTGTATCTTCACTTGATAAACTAATTTTACATTTATCCATCCAATATCTATACAACTTATCTGATGATCCTTTAACTTTTTCATATGGTCTAACTTTATATAATACCCTCATAAGCAAATCACCATATACAAGAGATTTTACCATTTTTATAGCCATTTTTAAACTTACATTAAATCCTGGTTGTTCCTCTAATCCTGATGCATTAAGTGAAATTACTGGTATATGATTTAATCCAGCATCTTTTAAAGCCTTTCTTATAAAAGCTATATAGTTTGTAGCTCTACACCCTCCACCTGTTTGAGATATTATCACTGAAGTGTTATTTAAGTCATATTTACCAGACTTTAAAGCATTCATAATTTGACCTATTGTTATAATAGAAGGATAACATGCATCATTATTAACATATCTAAGTCCCTCATCTATAGCTTTATAGTCCACTGATGGTAAGATCTCTAAATTATATCCTACACTTTTTACTGAAGCTTCTAATAACTCAAAATGAATAGGGGCCATTTGAGGTGCTAATATAGTATGAGTTTTTTTCATTTCTTTTGTAAACAATTTTCTCTTATCATTATCATATACTTTTTTAGGAATGAAGTTTTGGTTGTCTCTTTCATCCATAGCAGCTATAAGTGACCTAATTCTAATTTTAATAGCACCTAAATTATTTATTTCATCTATTTTTAAAACAGTATAAATTTTCCCATATTGTTCTAAAATCTCATTTACCTGATCAGTAGTTACTGCATCTAAACCACAACCAAAAGAATTCAATTGAACAAGTTCTAAATTCTTTGTTTTTGCTACAAACTCTGCTGCTCTATACATTCTAGAATGATATACCCATTGATCTACCACTCTAATTGGTCTTTTTACTTCTTCAATATCATCTATAGCATCTTCTGGAATTACAGCAATACCAAAGGAATTTATCATTTGTGGTATTCCATGATTAATCTCTGGATCTATATGATAAGGTCTACCTGTTAAAACTATTCCTTTAATATTATTTTTTTCAATGTATTCTAAAGTTCTTCTACCTTGCTTTTTAACATCCTGTTTAAATTTATCTAATTCTTTATATGCAGCTTCTACTGCATACTTTATTTCTTTTTTAGATAAACCTTCTTCTTGTAATTCTTCTATTAATCTTTTAATTAATTTATCTTTGTTATCTAATGGTAAGAAAGGATTATAAAATTTGATATTCTTATCATTTATATCTTCTACATTTGCCTTTAATGTTTCAGGATAAGAAATTACAATAGGACAATTATAATGATTGTCGGAATTCTTATCTTCTTTAATATTAAAAGGAATACAAGGATAAAATATTTTATCCACTCCTTTGTCTATCAAATCCATTATATGACCATGTGTTAATTTAGCTGGATAACAAACTGATTCAGAAGGTATACTATCCATTCCCATTTCATAAACCTCTTTAGAAGATCTTCGAGATATTCTAACTCTATAACCCAATTCAGTAAATAAAGTAAACCAAAAAGGATAATCTTCATACATATTTAATGCTCGAGGTATTCCAATTTCACCTCTTATAGCTTCATCTTTTGAAAGAGGCTTATATTTAAATAATCTTTTATATTTATATTCATATAAATTTGGAATATCATTATTCTTTTTTTCTAATCCTGCTCCTCTTTCACACCTATTTCCTGATATATATTTCCTGCCATCAGAAAAATTATTAATAGTCAGTAGACAGTTATTCCCGCAAAGTTTACATCTATCTATATTAATATCTATTTTAAAATCATCAATCTTTTCTTTTGTTATTAATGTAGATTTGTGATTAAAATTATATTTTTCTTTTGCAATAAGAGCTGCTCCAAATGCTCCCATTATACCAGCAATATCTGGCCTTACAACTTCTCTTTCTGAAATAATCTCTAAAGCCCTTAAAACTGCATCATTATAAAATGTTCCTCCTTGAACAACTATTTTTTCACCTAATTCTTCAGGTGAACGAAGTCTAATAACTTTATATAATGCATTTTTTACAACTGATATTGAAATACCTGCTGATATATCTCCTATATCTGCCCCTTCTTTTTGTGATTGTTTAACTCTTGAATTCATAAATACTGTACATCTACTACCTAGATCTACAGGATGCTTTGAAAATAAGGCTTCTTTTGCAAAATTTTTAATATCCATATTCAAAGATTTTGCAAAAGTTTCTATGAAAGATCCACATCCAGAAGAACACGCTTCATTCAACATAATGGAATCTATAACACCCTTTTTAATTTTCAAACTTTTCATATCTTGACCACCGATATCTAATATAAAATCTACACCTGGAAGGAAAAAATCAGCTGCCTTATAATGTGCTACAGTTTCTATTTCCCCTATATCGATTTTTAAAGCAGATTTTATTAAATGTTCTCCATATCCTGTAACTGTAGAATTAACTATATGGATATTATCATTTAATTTATTATACAAGTCTTTTAAAGCTCTTATGCTGGAGTTTAAAGGACTACCTGTGTTACTTCCATAATAAGAATATAAAAGCCTTCCTTTCTCATCTATTAATGCCAATTTGGTCGTGGTAGAACCTGCATCTATTCCTAAAAATGCATTTCCTTTATAGTCTTTTAATTCTATTCTCTCAACTCTATTCTTGTCATGACGTGATTTAAAAACTTTATATTCATTTTCACTCTCAAATAATGGCTTAATTTTTTGTACTTCTCCTCTATTCATTTTATATATTCCTGGTACTCTCTCATACAAACACTCAAATTGAACAGGTTCTTGTTTTCTAGAAGAAAGAGCCGCTCCCATTGCAACAAAGTACTGAGAATCTTCAGGAAATATTATATCTTCATCTTTTAATTTTAATGTTTCTTTAAATCTTTTTCTAAGTTCAGACATAAAATATAATGGACCACCTAAAAGAGCTACACTTCCTTTTATAGGTTTTCCTTGTGATAACCCACTTATTGTTTGATTTACTATCGCTTGAAGAACTGAAGCTGCAATATCTTCTTTTCTTGCACCTTCATTTAATAAAGGTTGTATATCAGTTTTTGCAAAAACTCCACATCTAGATGCAATAGGATAAATTGTTTTATATTTTTTTGCAAGTTCATTTAATCCAGATGCATCAGTTTCTAATAGTGAAGCCATTTGATCTATAAACGCACCTGTTCCTCCTGCACAAGTTCCATTCATCCTTTGCTCTAATCCTTCACCAAGATAAGTTATTTTAGCATCTTCACCACCTAATTCTATAGCTACATCTGCTTGTGGAATATATTTTTCTATAGAACTAGTACATGCTACAACCTCCTGTATAAATTCAGCATTTAAGTTTTTAGATATTGAAAGACCTCCTGAACCCGTTATTAAAACTGTAATTCTTTTCTTATGTAATACTTTTTGAGCATCTGAAAACATTGATATAACTGATTTTTTAATATCAGAAAAATGCCTTATATAATTTTTATAGAGTATATTAAACTTAGAATCTAAAACTATCATTTTTATAGTAGTAGATCCTATATCTAAACCTACATTTAATATATCGTACATATTAAGCCCTCCACGTACCAACATTTATTTTGTTTGTTATTATTTATATTACTATAATCAATGATTAATACTTTTTAGCTAGATTTAATTATATTAACTATACTATTTATTTTTAATTAAATTGTTCAATTTATATTTAATCTTCTACTTTTCTTTGTGGTACATTGAGATATGTTAATGATTCTTCAATTACTTCTTTAGTTATAGGTGCGGCTAATGCTCCACCATAATGAACTCTTCCCTTTGGCTCATCTATAATAGTCAAAACAGAAAGCCTTGGATCATCCATAGGAGCAACTCCTACAAAAGAAGCTATATGTTTACCATTTACATATTTTCCATCAATGGCTTTTTGACTAGTTCCAGTTTTACCACCTACTCTATACCCTTCTATATACGCATTTTTTCCAGAACCATTAGAAACTACAGATTCCATCATATCCATCATAGTTGCAGCTGTTTTTTTAGATATAATCTGCCTTTTATAAGTTGACTCAAATTCTTTTATTACTTCCCCTTCATCATCTAATATGTTCTTTACAATTCTTGGAGTCATTAACTTACCATCATTTGCTATGGAAGAAACTGCATTTATAAGTTGAATAGGAGTTACAGCTATACCTTGTCCAAACGACATGGTAGCTATATCAATATCTTTCATTGTCTTTTCACTTTTAACTAATCCTCCAATTTCAGAAGGCAACTCTACACCTGTCAAGTCTCCCATTCCAAAAGCTTTTGCATATTCTACTATTTTTTCTTTCCCTAATCGCAAACCTAATACTACTGGTACCTCATTACATGAATTTTCAAGTGCTTCCTCTAATGTTTGTTCTCCATGTGCTTTTAGACAAGTTATATTTCCAGGAACTTGAGTAACTTTACCATCACAGAAGAACTTTTCATTTGTATTTACAAGACCTTCTTCTAAACTTGCTGCTGCAATTAATAATTTAAATGTTGAACCTGGTTCATATATATCTGATACAAGAGTGTTCTTCCACATATCATATAATGTGTTTTCTTTTTCTTCCCAACTTTTTTCACTAAATTTTTCTTTATATTCTTCTCCTAAATCTATCCAAGGAGACTGAGGATCATAATTTAAAACCATTCTATCGTTTGGATTATATCCAGGTTTAGAAGCCATAGCAAGAATTTCACCAGTTTTAGGGTCCATTACAAGTACTGATGCTCTTTTTGCTTTATTATCTTTTAAAGCTTTTTCTGCTCCATTCTCAGCAAAATGTTGTATTCTCTCATCTATAGTTAATACTAAGTTATTACCATTTTCAGGTTCATATTTTTTTTGATAATTATATGGAAGTTCCATCCTATTCCCATCTACTGTTTTAATCCATCTACCAGGATTACCCATCAATATTTCATTAAAATATTTTTCTATTCCATATTGACCAACTCCATCTCTATTAGTGTTTCCAATAACTTGAGATAGAAAATCATCAAAAGGATAATATCTCTTACTTGTTTCATCAACACTAACTCCTATTAAACTTTCTTGTTTCAATTTTTCTGCCTTTTCTGTTTCTACGTATCTTTTTATCTCATACCAATTTTTGTCTGATCTTAATGCCGTTTCGACCTTTTCTTTTTCTATATCTATTATTTTTGAAATCTTATTTATGTAATCTTCATGTTTTTCTTCAGATATGTTTTGAGGCATAATAGATACAGTATATAGAGAAATGCTAGTAGATAATTTTTTACCATTTCTATCATATATATCTCCTCTATTAGGCTTCAATTCTATATCTCTAGTCCATTGATGAATAGCTTTACTACTTAAGCTATCACTTTGCACAATCTGTAAATAACCTAGTCTTATTATAAAAATAAATACTAGGGTCGACAAGATTAATGAAGATATTATTAATCTATTTTTTATAATCTTACTATACCTTTTCTTCTTCATAATTGTCCTCCGTTTCTTTAAGTATATTTTACCACAGCAAGAAGAAATTTTCACCTTTTATGCATAAAAATAGACCAGCGTTGCTGGTCTATTTAGGGGGAGTTTAAATGAATTTAAGTTTTAAAATATCAAATATTAACTTATTATTATTAGATGATAATTATTATCATTAACATCCTATTCTTATATTACCCTTTCTTATTTTTATTAAACATTTATTTTAAATCTTTTATTTCTATGAAAGTTTTATCTTCAGAATTCATATCATATTGAACATACAATGAAACTTTTTTATAATCAGGTGATATCTTAGCATCTACATTTAAAATATTTTCCCCATAATTTTCCTTGAAATTAACCAAGTTACTTATATTTAAATTTTCATCGACAACAAATATTCCTTCATCAGTAACAATATATATATCATTATTATTAAAACTAATATCATATACATATCCTATATTTTCTGATAAAATTTTCCCTTTATTAATGTCCATAATATTTATATTTTTAACATCTTTATCAATATCCATGAATAAAAAAAGTCCATTCTCAAGTAATTTTAAAGGCGTGATTTTGTGCACAGGATAGTCTTCACTTATATCAATTTGATCTTTAAGTACTGTATGTTTTTTTTCATTTAATATAGATATATGTTCTACATTACCATCTATTTTTTTTACATTTCTATTTATAATATCATTTAGCTCTTTTATTTCTGCAGTCTCTATAATAATTGAACCACTCTCTTGTGTCCAATAAATTCTTGAAGTAGTTAATTTCCCTTCTAAATCAACTACTTTCAATTTTTTAGTGTCAGTATTATATATTCCTATCTTATCAGATAAAAGATAATTCATCTCTAAATCATTTAATAT contains:
- a CDS encoding peptidylprolyl isomerase: MESGDKIKLELYPDIAKNTVNNFISLIKENFYDGLIFHRIIKGFMIQGGCPQGSGTGGPGYSIKGEFSGNGIKNDLKHEKGIISMARSAHPDSAGSQFFIMHKDSPHLDGQYAAFGKVIEGIEIIDKIAEMETGYNDRPLDEPKINSMTIDLNGYEFNEPNKIK
- a CDS encoding GNAT family N-acetyltransferase, which codes for MEWIIKTYDELTKDELYEILKKRIDVFVVEQNCPYDEIDNRDKDSYHIFLKKDMNVIAYLRILEPGISFENISIGRVLVDKNQRGNGLAIEMMNKAIDFIINNLRYNIIRISAQEYLIGFYENLGFEKVSNVYLEDDIPHVEMVYQNYKK
- a CDS encoding LemA family protein is translated as MKKSLLIVLVVIIIILVIPIMFLAGSYNDLVSLDEQVNGSWAQVENQLKRRADLIPNLVETVKGFADQEKEVLIGVTEARSKVMKADSPEEFADANNQLTNALQGLNVVVERYPELKSNQNFIQLQDELAGTENRIAVARKDYNESAKILNSKIRRFPTNIVAGIFGIDKREYFEVSEEDQEVPDVEFE
- a CDS encoding ATP-dependent helicase encodes the protein MSNNFFDNLSSNFNINLNPQQREAVLHKNGPALVLAVPGAGKTTVLISRTANLILNHNINPQNILSVTFSKASAIDMKSRFSKVFGNNLDRKVHFSTIHSFAYSVIRYYSKISNDYYTLIEGKNSPVNKISILKKLYMELNNSMPSEEKLEELLNAVGFVKNMLLNKEDFTTYKKLKINNFKKIYAKYESYKKQNNYIDFDDMLSLTISIFEKNPLILSNLKQRYQYIQVDEGQDTSRAQHKIIRLLSSPKNNLFIVADDDQSIYGFRGAYPEYLLNFEKNYSHSKKFFMEQNYRSSSNIVDTSNKFITNNTIRYSKNLYTENSEESPVTIIKFKDEKKQYEYLFDNLKNNSHDSAILFRNNISTISIVDGLLKNNIPFFVRDSNITFFNHWIVRDILSFIKLSYDETDINSFEKIYYRMNGYISKKQISFIKSKNIDESIFNKLLNFPDLKIYQKNNIKRIRDKFKVIRKLNAKTAIDSILYDLEYDEFLRKNSKRYGQSYENIKIIISTIKLICRDLESPILLIDRLNYIKKSLYENRDFGEEKVRLSTFHSAKGLEFERVFMIDLIDNEFPNSNSIDEYEMGNKKPLEEERRLFYVGMTRAKKDLKLLTYKSRDGEEVLISRFVAELERIISNQSLGINNGDNIVHKSFGKGIVLDIDKDILTIKFEKYGKKKVSLSLSMENNLLKVV
- a CDS encoding TPM domain-containing protein → MIKKMLTILLLFSILFNFNISIAADFELPEPSYEYYVYDEANIIESDVEEHIINKNKNLYSKYGAQVVVVTVNSLQESSIEEFANELFREWGIGSSEEDNGVLLLVAPNEKRLRIEVGYGLEGALPDGKAGRIRDEYLNPNFRNGDYSKGILLAFDNITNEIENEYLGINQEDNIEENKPGEQSNGFSTLQKIFIGLLIIILIFIDFRFFGGFLTYMIIRSIGRGRGGSGRGGSGRGGGGSSGGGGASGGW
- a CDS encoding histidine phosphatase family protein codes for the protein MTKLYLTRHGQTQWNIEARFQGQMGSPLTEKGIKDAENLRERLKEVEFEAIYSSPQPRAYDTANIIKGDRKINIVTDDRLKEMNFGDWEGIKGDEIKKKHFKMFDNLWNSPMDYKPNSGESYEDVYNRVVPAIEDIKKQHDGKVLIVAHGIVLAIIMMYVEGRTIDNLWKEQVLPNTSLTIVEAENDKFDIKMYGDTSHFS
- a CDS encoding DegV family protein — protein: MTVKIIADSGCDLPKEIIKELDIEILPLSVIIDDKEYGDGVDMNPKGLYKLMKDGKAPKTAQVSPGTFKNTFIKYAKQNREIIYIGFSSQLSGTFNTGYLMKEEVLEEYPESKIEVYDTLAASLGCGLIVHRAASLAKEGKTINEILEQIDFYSNHMEHVFTVDNLEYLYRGGRVSKTQAFVGGLLSIKPILNVEEGKLIPIEKVRGSSKVMKRMIEIMDKRGVDLKDQTVAISHGDDLEKANELKNMMKEKFGIKEFVINMIGCSIGAHSGPGTLAIFFLNKTK